One Methylophaga marina DNA window includes the following coding sequences:
- a CDS encoding efflux RND transporter permease subunit, with product MNFPKFFIDRPIFASVLSIIVVIIGYMAYLSLPIEQYPQVAPPTIQVSATYPGATAETVAETVATPIEQEVNGVEGMLYMYSQSSADGSMTLSITFELGTDLDTAQVLVQNRVAIAEAKLPESVRALGVTTKKNSPDLMIVINLSSPDGTYDQNYLANYGVLNIRDRIRRIDGVGEVPVYGASDYAMRLWLKPDLMQSYDIAAGDVISAIRNQNVQVASGTLNRAPQPDQNYYEYIVQTQGRLTTPEEFGEIIVKASDDSRIVRLRDVARIELAAQDYITKGYLGGKQAVALPIFQRPGTNAIETANQIKAEMEDIAAEFPPGMTYEFAYNPTDFIEQSVDAVKMTVYEAVFLVVIVILVFLQTWRAAIIPIVAIPVSLIGTFAVMSAIGFSLNNLTLFGLVLAIGIVVDDAIVIVENMERNLRNGLSPRESARKTMDEVGSALIAMGLVLVAVFLPTLFLEGISGEFYQAFGITIAVATMISVAVSLTLSPALAAILMKSHDQDKPEKPVKWYRSPVKAFFNGFNRGMEGLSNRYGWFVGKTIRMGLIMLVIYAGLMTLTAFQFNRVPTGFIPSQDQGSLIVAITLPDGASFDATDKVVQAVTEEMLAVPGLKNAVGFTGFSGATRTIQSNAAVIFTPLEPFEDRIAKGIEYQTILSDMRAVAASFKEAKVAVFERPPVPGIGSAGGFKMMLQDRGGRGLKVLEQAATDMAAAANSPDSPATTAVYSFFNTNNPQIYLDIDRNKAERLNVPVPDVFEALEVFIGSVYVNDFNYLGRTFRVTAQAEAEDRLSVDDALRIRVRSTNGDMVPLGSFATVRDTSGPSRVPRYNLYPAAGVMGSSAEGFSSGQTLDAMEELAEKILPDGIGYEWTEIAYQEKATGDTAALAFLLAVVFVFLLLAAQYESWALPFSIILIVPMCLLSAITGVYLAKMDNNILTQIGLVVLVGLASKNAILIVEFARELERQGRSVWDAAVEAARLRLRPILMTSFAFILGVVPMAIAQGAGAEMRQALGIAVFSGMLGVTFFGLIFTPVFYVICRRVALYFKPEQATGEKS from the coding sequence GTGAATTTTCCAAAATTCTTTATTGATAGGCCTATTTTTGCTTCGGTACTTTCCATTATCGTTGTCATTATTGGCTATATGGCCTATTTGAGTTTGCCTATTGAGCAATACCCACAAGTAGCCCCACCGACTATTCAAGTATCAGCAACCTACCCTGGTGCAACAGCAGAGACAGTGGCTGAAACGGTGGCAACACCGATTGAGCAGGAAGTCAACGGGGTTGAGGGCATGCTTTATATGTACTCACAATCCTCTGCCGATGGTTCAATGACGTTGAGCATTACCTTTGAGCTGGGAACGGATCTGGATACAGCCCAAGTATTAGTTCAAAACCGTGTCGCTATCGCTGAAGCCAAATTACCAGAAAGTGTCCGTGCTTTAGGTGTGACTACCAAGAAAAACTCACCTGATCTGATGATCGTTATCAATCTCTCCTCACCAGATGGCACCTACGATCAAAATTATCTCGCTAACTATGGCGTATTAAATATACGTGATCGTATTCGTCGTATTGATGGTGTGGGTGAAGTCCCTGTTTATGGTGCCTCAGATTATGCGATGCGTCTCTGGTTAAAACCTGACTTAATGCAGTCGTATGATATCGCGGCGGGTGATGTTATCTCTGCTATCCGTAATCAAAATGTTCAGGTCGCCAGTGGTACCTTAAACCGTGCACCACAACCCGATCAGAACTATTACGAGTACATCGTCCAGACACAAGGTCGATTAACGACACCAGAAGAGTTTGGTGAAATCATTGTTAAAGCCAGTGATGATAGTCGTATTGTTCGACTACGTGATGTGGCGCGAATAGAACTAGCAGCTCAGGATTACATCACCAAAGGGTATTTAGGTGGAAAACAAGCCGTCGCTTTGCCTATTTTCCAACGTCCTGGTACCAACGCGATTGAAACAGCCAATCAGATCAAAGCCGAAATGGAAGATATCGCGGCTGAATTTCCACCAGGCATGACTTATGAGTTTGCCTACAACCCGACAGACTTTATCGAACAATCGGTTGATGCAGTAAAAATGACCGTTTATGAAGCCGTCTTTTTGGTGGTCATTGTTATTCTGGTTTTCTTACAAACCTGGCGTGCAGCGATTATCCCTATTGTGGCTATTCCAGTATCACTTATTGGTACGTTTGCGGTGATGTCAGCCATTGGTTTCTCGTTAAACAACCTGACATTATTTGGTCTGGTTTTGGCGATTGGTATCGTGGTGGATGATGCGATTGTTATCGTTGAAAATATGGAGCGGAACCTGCGTAATGGACTGTCGCCTCGTGAGTCAGCCCGTAAAACGATGGATGAAGTAGGTTCAGCATTAATTGCCATGGGGCTGGTTTTGGTTGCTGTATTCCTGCCTACCCTGTTCCTTGAAGGCATTTCAGGTGAGTTTTACCAAGCCTTTGGTATTACCATCGCTGTAGCCACCATGATCTCGGTCGCTGTATCACTGACCTTATCACCAGCACTCGCGGCCATTTTGATGAAGTCACACGATCAGGATAAACCAGAGAAACCCGTTAAATGGTACCGCTCACCGGTAAAAGCATTTTTCAATGGTTTCAACCGTGGTATGGAAGGCTTATCAAATCGCTACGGCTGGTTTGTCGGTAAAACCATTCGCATGGGACTGATTATGTTAGTGATTTATGCGGGCCTGATGACCTTAACCGCATTTCAATTTAACCGTGTTCCGACCGGGTTTATTCCGTCACAAGATCAAGGTTCTTTGATCGTGGCTATCACATTGCCTGACGGCGCCTCGTTTGATGCTACGGATAAAGTGGTTCAGGCGGTGACTGAAGAAATGTTAGCCGTACCCGGTCTGAAAAACGCGGTTGGTTTTACAGGGTTTTCTGGCGCGACAAGAACCATTCAATCTAATGCCGCCGTGATATTTACACCACTAGAACCATTTGAAGATCGTATAGCTAAAGGCATTGAATATCAGACTATCTTAAGTGATATGCGTGCTGTGGCTGCCAGCTTCAAAGAAGCCAAGGTGGCGGTATTTGAACGCCCTCCTGTGCCCGGTATTGGTAGTGCTGGCGGCTTCAAGATGATGCTGCAGGATCGTGGTGGCCGTGGCTTAAAAGTATTAGAGCAAGCAGCAACCGATATGGCCGCTGCGGCAAATAGCCCTGATAGCCCTGCTACAACGGCTGTTTATTCTTTCTTTAATACTAATAATCCGCAAATCTATTTGGATATTGACCGTAATAAAGCGGAACGACTGAACGTACCTGTGCCTGATGTGTTTGAGGCATTGGAAGTGTTTATTGGTTCAGTCTATGTTAATGATTTCAACTACTTAGGAAGAACCTTTAGAGTAACCGCTCAAGCTGAAGCTGAGGATCGTTTATCTGTAGATGATGCACTTCGAATCCGTGTCAGAAGTACTAATGGCGATATGGTGCCTCTAGGCTCGTTTGCCACAGTGCGTGATACCTCTGGCCCTTCTCGAGTGCCACGCTATAACTTATATCCAGCAGCAGGTGTTATGGGCAGTAGTGCGGAAGGCTTCAGTAGTGGCCAAACACTTGATGCCATGGAAGAACTAGCAGAAAAAATTCTGCCTGATGGCATTGGTTATGAGTGGACTGAAATTGCCTATCAGGAGAAAGCAACCGGTGATACTGCTGCTTTGGCTTTCCTACTGGCTGTTGTGTTTGTGTTCTTATTATTGGCTGCGCAATATGAAAGCTGGGCATTGCCGTTCTCTATCATCCTGATTGTACCGATGTGTCTGTTATCAGCCATCACCGGTGTGTATCTGGCGAAGATGGATAACAATATCCTGACGCAAATAGGCTTGGTCGTGCTGGTAGGTTTAGCATCAAAAAATGCCATATTGATTGTTGAGTTCGCCCGAGAGCTGGAGCGTCAGGGACGTTCTGTCTGGGATGCAGCCGTTGAAGCAGCCAGACTACGTTTACGCCCTATTTTGATGACATCCTTCGCTTTCATTCTAGGTGTTGTGCCCATGGCCATCGCTCAAGGTGCGGGTGCTGAAATGCGTCAGGCATTAGGTATCGCAGTATTTTCAGGCATGCTTGGCGTGACCTTCTTCGGGTTAATATTTACCCCAGTGTTTTATGTGATTTGTCGTCGGGTTGCGCTTTACTTCAAACCTGAACAGGCGACAGGAGAAAAATCATGA
- a CDS encoding efflux transporter outer membrane subunit — MNKMILCTLISLSITGCAQFRDYQSPTTDKTVEATQLSDDTYEFANAQQPIADWWTAFQDPQLTQLVEKALVHNLDVRIALANLQAARALSRAVGSDRYPTVDANGGYSRNLYSEETQNANTRAADIYEAGFDANWELDIFGRVSYGIESQLAQEQAIAADLQQMYVSVAAEVARQYFTLRGAQYRLDIAERNAENQNETFELTEKILNAGGASALDVSRAKTQLSLTRSTIPPLRAQIDSTINSLSVLTGQVPDALRSRLSETKALPTLPLTVAVGDVQQLLTRRPDIRSAERSLAASVADYNLTVADLFPKVSILGSLGFISTNLSSFGTTALAGSIGPSISWQVFDRDRLKAYVDQADAQTEVALAQYEKTVLSALEELQSAMSDFSNEEQRRAELQEAAASAKQSATMARNRFDSGYDNFLDVLDAERTLLEAEDTLANSEITSGLNLVAIYKALGGGWQVKPQ, encoded by the coding sequence ATGAACAAAATGATCTTGTGTACCTTAATTAGCCTGTCCATCACTGGCTGTGCTCAATTTCGAGATTATCAGTCACCCACGACGGATAAGACGGTTGAAGCGACACAACTGAGTGATGACACCTACGAGTTTGCTAATGCACAGCAACCTATCGCAGATTGGTGGACAGCTTTTCAGGATCCACAATTAACGCAACTCGTTGAAAAAGCATTAGTACATAATCTGGATGTACGGATTGCACTGGCGAACCTACAGGCGGCTCGTGCTTTATCCAGAGCAGTGGGTTCAGATAGATACCCGACAGTCGATGCAAACGGTGGTTATAGTCGTAACCTGTATTCTGAGGAAACACAAAATGCGAACACTCGCGCGGCTGATATCTATGAAGCAGGCTTTGATGCCAATTGGGAATTAGATATTTTTGGACGTGTCAGCTATGGCATTGAGTCACAACTGGCTCAGGAACAAGCTATCGCCGCCGACTTGCAACAAATGTATGTCAGTGTCGCCGCAGAAGTCGCCAGACAATACTTTACTCTACGCGGGGCACAGTATCGTTTGGATATTGCTGAGCGAAATGCTGAAAATCAAAATGAAACCTTTGAATTAACAGAAAAGATATTGAATGCAGGCGGAGCCAGTGCTCTGGATGTGAGTCGTGCCAAAACACAACTCAGTCTGACTCGCTCCACGATTCCACCATTAAGAGCGCAGATAGATTCGACCATAAACAGTCTTTCTGTTTTAACAGGGCAAGTACCAGATGCTTTACGTAGTCGTTTGTCTGAGACTAAGGCTCTACCGACATTACCGCTAACAGTAGCCGTGGGTGACGTGCAACAGTTGCTTACCCGACGCCCAGATATCCGCTCAGCTGAACGTTCATTGGCGGCCAGTGTGGCGGATTATAATCTGACCGTGGCGGATTTATTTCCCAAGGTCAGTATTCTTGGCTCTTTAGGTTTTATTTCTACTAACTTGAGTAGCTTTGGTACCACTGCCCTCGCCGGCTCAATTGGTCCATCGATCAGTTGGCAAGTCTTTGATCGTGATCGCTTGAAAGCGTATGTCGATCAAGCTGATGCCCAAACTGAAGTCGCGTTGGCACAATATGAGAAGACGGTATTATCAGCACTTGAAGAATTACAGTCCGCGATGAGTGATTTTTCTAACGAGGAACAACGGCGTGCTGAATTGCAAGAAGCTGCGGCTTCGGCAAAACAATCTGCCACCATGGCCAGAAATCGCTTTGATAGTGGCTATGATAATTTTCTTGATGTGTTAGATGCTGAACGAACATTACTGGAAGCAGAAGATACCTTAGCAAATAGCGAAATTACTTCAGGGCTTAATTTAGTCGCTATTTACAAAGCATTAGGTGGTGGCTGGCAAGTCAAACCTCAGTAG